The Janthinobacterium lividum genome has a window encoding:
- a CDS encoding DNA cytosine methyltransferase: MKRDWFTLSLDLGEELIIDNFAGGGGTSTGLEQAFGRPVDIAINHDPEALAMHAANHPHTTHLCESVWDVDPIKVTNNRPVGLVWLSPDCKHFSKAKGGKPVEKRIRGLAWVTLRWAAKCKPRVIMLENVEEFKTWGPLLVEADGTAKPDPAKKGKTFDSFIRQLRAHGYTVDYREMRGCDHDTPTIRKRFFLVARRDGIAIKWPEPTHGAPDSIGVRAGKLLPYRTAAECIDFSLPCPSIFEREKPLAPATLRRIAKGIMRYVVDAADPFIVGAGGPARAGEPRPTARPFGTLLARNDSYFCAPTIVPVTHQGGDRTESIGEPFRTITSAHRGEKALSTAFLSPYYSDKRPADARGQFPSEPINTVTTENRHALVEAELAPFVMTNTSGHPGAGADSPVPTITAAGNQALVSALLAGVGGRAGQSRPRGVDEPTATATSKADAALITAVLVDAAHGEVSPGGVKRWGTGAHDVEAPLGTVTASGNKAVATAFLAKHYTGVVGSDLTDPIGTVTACDHHSLVTAFLTEHANASNQRVMPADEPLRTICAQVKGGHFSMVSAHITKFRTGATGSALDEPMHTVTAGGQQARPGTGNAMGIVTAHIQREMGASVGHAADAPLGTVTAGGGGKSALVTSNMIKLRGTSTAVGTDEPLGTVSAGGQHHAEVRSFLLAYYGTDQSQGLADPLATVTSRDRFGLVTIHGQDYQIVDIGLRMLQPRELFRAQGFPDNYIIGDDPAQGLKLTKSAQVRMCGNSVCPPMAKALILANFTHEREIARVA; encoded by the coding sequence ATGAAGCGCGATTGGTTCACCTTGTCCCTCGACTTGGGCGAAGAGTTGATTATTGACAACTTCGCCGGCGGCGGCGGGACAAGCACTGGCCTGGAGCAGGCATTCGGCCGCCCGGTCGATATCGCCATCAATCACGACCCGGAAGCGCTGGCCATGCACGCGGCAAATCACCCTCATACCACGCACCTGTGCGAGAGCGTGTGGGACGTCGATCCGATTAAGGTCACGAACAATCGCCCGGTCGGTCTGGTCTGGCTGTCGCCGGATTGCAAGCACTTCAGCAAGGCCAAGGGCGGCAAGCCCGTCGAGAAACGCATCCGTGGCCTGGCCTGGGTGACGCTGCGCTGGGCGGCCAAGTGCAAGCCGCGCGTCATCATGCTGGAAAACGTCGAGGAATTTAAGACGTGGGGCCCGCTGCTGGTCGAAGCTGACGGCACCGCCAAGCCGGACCCGGCCAAGAAGGGCAAGACGTTCGATTCGTTCATCCGCCAGTTGCGCGCCCACGGCTACACCGTCGACTACCGCGAAATGCGCGGCTGCGACCACGATACTCCCACCATCCGCAAGCGCTTCTTCCTGGTGGCGCGCCGCGACGGCATCGCCATCAAGTGGCCAGAGCCTACCCACGGCGCGCCGGACAGCATTGGCGTGCGCGCCGGCAAGCTGCTGCCGTATCGCACGGCCGCCGAGTGCATCGATTTCAGTCTGCCATGCCCGTCGATCTTTGAACGCGAAAAGCCGCTGGCGCCGGCCACACTGCGCCGCATCGCCAAGGGCATCATGCGCTACGTGGTCGATGCGGCTGATCCGTTCATCGTCGGCGCCGGCGGCCCAGCACGTGCTGGCGAACCGCGCCCGACCGCCCGGCCGTTCGGTACGCTGCTGGCGCGCAACGACAGCTATTTCTGCGCACCGACAATCGTCCCAGTCACGCACCAGGGCGGTGATCGCACCGAATCCATCGGTGAGCCATTCCGCACCATCACCAGCGCGCACCGCGGCGAGAAGGCGCTGTCGACGGCGTTCCTGAGTCCGTACTACAGCGATAAGCGCCCGGCAGACGCGCGCGGGCAGTTTCCAAGTGAGCCAATCAATACCGTAACGACCGAGAACCGCCACGCGCTGGTCGAAGCCGAGCTTGCGCCATTCGTCATGACAAATACTTCGGGCCACCCTGGTGCGGGCGCTGACTCGCCAGTGCCGACCATCACCGCTGCCGGCAATCAAGCGCTGGTATCTGCGCTGCTCGCCGGAGTCGGTGGCCGTGCTGGCCAGAGTCGACCGCGCGGCGTGGACGAGCCCACGGCGACGGCGACCTCGAAGGCCGATGCGGCGCTGATCACGGCTGTGCTGGTCGATGCCGCGCACGGCGAGGTGTCGCCGGGCGGCGTGAAGCGCTGGGGAACGGGTGCTCACGACGTCGAGGCGCCGCTGGGCACCGTCACTGCCAGCGGCAACAAGGCCGTGGCCACGGCATTCCTGGCCAAGCATTACACGGGCGTCGTCGGCTCCGACTTGACCGATCCTATCGGCACGGTCACGGCATGCGACCACCACAGCCTGGTGACGGCGTTCTTGACGGAGCACGCCAACGCGAGCAACCAGCGCGTGATGCCAGCCGACGAGCCGCTCCGTACGATCTGCGCCCAGGTCAAGGGCGGTCATTTCAGCATGGTGTCGGCGCACATCACCAAATTCCGCACCGGCGCCACTGGCAGCGCCCTCGATGAGCCAATGCACACGGTCACCGCTGGTGGGCAACAGGCCAGGCCGGGTACCGGCAATGCCATGGGCATCGTCACGGCACACATCCAGCGCGAAATGGGCGCCAGTGTGGGGCACGCCGCTGATGCGCCACTCGGCACGGTCACGGCTGGCGGTGGCGGCAAGTCGGCGCTGGTCACAAGCAACATGATCAAGCTGCGCGGCACCAGCACGGCAGTAGGCACGGACGAGCCGCTGGGCACGGTCAGTGCTGGGGGCCAGCACCACGCCGAGGTGCGCTCGTTCCTGCTGGCCTATTACGGCACCGACCAGTCGCAAGGCTTGGCCGATCCGCTGGCCACCGTAACAAGCCGCGACCGCTTCGGCCTGGTGACGATACATGGCCAGGATTATCAGATCGTGGATATCGGCCTGCGCATGCTGCAGCCTCGCGAACTGTTCCGGGC
- a CDS encoding KilA-N domain-containing protein: MKQQKFAKEFMTEIVQHKGITIANTLIATDSEGRFRLNDLHQAAGGERRHGPSLWLENEKTKALAEEMTDTEIPVSVIKGGLKQGTYVCRELVYAYAMWISAKFHLEVIRTFDAVATGQAPAAAPARSVLSPAKEFRAIFGIARLIGLDKNAAAISANQGTAALTGVNMLQLMERTHLATPSQEIYYTPTELGSRFVKSAKAFNQLLVQAGLQESIAGHWVPTEKGREHAFVMDTGKAHSSGTPIQQVKWRDSVLAEVAL; encoded by the coding sequence TTGAAACAACAAAAATTCGCGAAAGAATTTATGACCGAAATTGTACAACACAAAGGCATCACGATAGCGAATACGCTGATCGCGACTGATAGCGAAGGGCGTTTTCGCCTGAACGATTTGCATCAGGCTGCCGGCGGCGAGCGCCGGCACGGCCCCTCCCTGTGGCTGGAAAACGAGAAAACAAAGGCTCTGGCTGAGGAAATGACGGATACAGAAATCCCTGTATCGGTCATCAAAGGCGGCCTAAAGCAAGGCACCTACGTGTGTCGCGAGCTGGTCTACGCATACGCCATGTGGATTAGCGCCAAGTTCCACCTGGAAGTCATCCGCACCTTCGATGCCGTGGCCACCGGCCAGGCGCCGGCCGCCGCGCCTGCGCGCAGCGTACTCTCGCCCGCCAAAGAATTCCGCGCCATCTTCGGCATCGCGCGCCTGATCGGCCTCGACAAGAATGCTGCGGCGATCAGCGCGAACCAGGGCACGGCCGCGCTCACCGGCGTCAACATGCTGCAGCTGATGGAGCGCACGCACCTGGCCACGCCCAGCCAGGAGATTTACTACACGCCCACGGAGCTGGGTAGCCGCTTCGTCAAGAGCGCAAAGGCCTTCAACCAGCTACTGGTGCAGGCCGGTTTGCAAGAGAGCATCGCCGGGCACTGGGTGCCGACGGAGAAGGGCAGGGAGCATGCGTTCGTAATGGACACGGGCAAAGCGCACTCCAGTGGCACTCCCATCCAGCAAGTGAAATGGCGCGACTCGGTACTGGCGGAGGTGGCATTGTGA
- a CDS encoding YqaJ viral recombinase family protein, protein MQRENTLTREIHNLLQGSDDWHAFRFNHHGASEAAAMLGLSKKVTRSELVRMKATGLAKEFSDWVQENILDYGHEVEALARPFAEKIIGDDLYPATLSLGRESASCDGLNMAETIGFEHKQWNAELATSVRADVLPEEHQPQVQQQLLVTGAEKWLFMTSDGTEDNMVWMWVYPDTAWFSRIVAGWEQFDIDVANYTQVDIAEKPAAEPIAALPALVVQTEGKVVSSNLVAYKAAAEKFIAKINTKLETDEDFANAENTVKYCGEAEDKLELAKAAALAQTATIDEVMRTVDHIKAQFRAKRLELEKLVKTRKEQIKETILNEGRHAFTAHIAALETEITPLRLQQQQPDFAGAMKGKRTLGSLRDAVSTTLANAKIAANTQAADYRAKQAWCREHAATYGFLFMDMANIIGKPMEDFQLVITSRIADHKRAEEAKAEAERARIREEERVKAEKAAAETIRLAQVESDRLAAEAAQAERERAEADTQRQLAEQASQIAAERAAEPVAQVATSKPAAPIAARGAPAAAAPVQPPSRPAPAPDLLDAAADDLYPSDSDILDVMFDQFGLTPAEAIDRLTKVDFAAARAGLIAEAA, encoded by the coding sequence ATGCAACGCGAAAACACACTCACCCGCGAAATCCACAACCTGCTCCAGGGCAGCGACGACTGGCACGCCTTCCGCTTCAACCACCACGGCGCCAGCGAGGCCGCAGCGATGCTGGGCCTGTCGAAGAAGGTAACTCGTAGCGAGCTGGTACGCATGAAGGCCACGGGCCTGGCAAAGGAATTCAGTGACTGGGTACAGGAAAACATCCTGGACTATGGCCACGAGGTCGAAGCGCTGGCGCGCCCGTTCGCTGAAAAGATCATCGGCGACGACCTCTACCCTGCCACCCTGTCGCTGGGCCGCGAAAGCGCCTCTTGCGACGGCCTGAACATGGCCGAGACCATCGGCTTCGAGCACAAGCAATGGAATGCAGAGCTGGCGACATCAGTTCGCGCTGACGTGCTGCCGGAAGAGCATCAGCCGCAGGTTCAGCAGCAGTTGCTGGTGACCGGCGCCGAAAAGTGGCTGTTCATGACGTCGGACGGCACTGAGGACAACATGGTCTGGATGTGGGTATATCCGGACACCGCCTGGTTCTCGCGCATCGTCGCCGGCTGGGAGCAATTCGATATCGACGTCGCCAATTACACGCAGGTCGACATTGCCGAGAAGCCAGCAGCCGAACCTATCGCCGCCCTGCCCGCTCTGGTCGTCCAGACCGAAGGCAAGGTCGTCAGCAGCAACCTGGTGGCGTACAAGGCCGCCGCCGAGAAGTTCATTGCCAAAATCAACACCAAGCTGGAAACCGACGAAGACTTCGCCAATGCCGAAAACACCGTCAAGTATTGCGGCGAGGCTGAAGATAAGCTGGAACTGGCCAAGGCTGCCGCACTGGCACAGACCGCGACCATTGACGAAGTGATGCGCACGGTCGACCACATCAAGGCTCAGTTCCGCGCCAAGCGCCTGGAACTGGAAAAGCTGGTCAAGACCCGCAAGGAACAGATCAAGGAAACCATCCTGAACGAAGGCCGGCACGCCTTTACCGCCCACATCGCCGCGCTCGAAACCGAAATCACGCCACTGCGCCTTCAGCAACAACAGCCGGACTTCGCCGGTGCCATGAAGGGCAAGCGTACCCTGGGCAGCCTGCGCGATGCCGTCAGCACCACACTGGCCAACGCCAAGATCGCCGCCAATACCCAGGCAGCCGATTACCGCGCCAAACAGGCCTGGTGCCGCGAGCACGCCGCTACCTACGGCTTCCTGTTCATGGACATGGCCAACATCATCGGCAAGCCCATGGAAGACTTCCAGCTCGTCATCACCAGCCGCATTGCCGATCACAAGCGCGCCGAGGAAGCGAAGGCCGAAGCCGAGCGCGCCCGAATCCGGGAAGAGGAACGAGTCAAGGCAGAAAAGGCAGCCGCCGAAACGATCCGCCTGGCCCAGGTCGAATCTGACCGCCTGGCTGCTGAGGCTGCGCAGGCCGAGCGCGAACGCGCGGAAGCCGACACGCAGCGTCAGCTGGCGGAGCAAGCGTCGCAGATCGCTGCCGAGCGCGCCGCCGAGCCGGTCGCCCAAGTGGCGACGTCCAAACCTGCCGCGCCTATCGCCGCCCGCGGCGCGCCGGCCGCCGCCGCACCAGTGCAGCCCCCGAGCCGCCCAGCGCCAGCGCCTGACCTCCTCGACGCCGCTGCCGATGACCTCTATCCATCCGACAGCGACATCCTCGATGTGATGTTCGACCAGTTCGGCCTGACGCCGGCCGAAGCCATCGACCGCCTGACCAAGGTCGACTTCGCCGCCGCGCGCGCCGGCCTGATCGCCGAAGCCGCGTAA
- a CDS encoding zinc ribbon domain-containing protein, translating to MSLTACKECKKEVSSSAKNCPHCGISNPGLKKTEVVAGLVVLATLIGGIAYGCAPDKEKMAAESAVATAKKTKDDADTKALAAALDAKCMADLQCWGDKHIASASIYCKREIEKLAHYSVKWTDTMLEMKFSRFAWFDKPNGAITFVGDKIQFQNGFGAYQDSIYECDFQPDGHVVLGARAEPGRL from the coding sequence ATGTCACTTACAGCATGCAAGGAATGCAAGAAAGAAGTTTCGTCAAGCGCAAAAAACTGCCCTCACTGCGGAATTAGCAACCCTGGACTGAAAAAAACGGAAGTGGTGGCTGGGCTAGTTGTCCTAGCCACCCTTATAGGTGGGATCGCCTATGGATGCGCCCCCGACAAGGAAAAAATGGCCGCTGAGTCTGCCGTGGCCACCGCAAAAAAAACTAAAGATGATGCCGATACGAAAGCTCTAGCTGCCGCTCTAGATGCCAAATGCATGGCAGATCTTCAGTGCTGGGGCGATAAGCATATCGCGAGCGCAAGCATCTATTGCAAGCGTGAAATCGAAAAGCTCGCCCACTACAGTGTTAAATGGACAGACACGATGCTTGAAATGAAATTCAGCAGATTCGCATGGTTCGACAAACCCAATGGCGCCATCACCTTTGTAGGCGATAAGATTCAGTTCCAGAATGGCTTCGGAGCCTACCAAGATTCAATTTATGAGTGCGACTTCCAACCTGATGGGCACGTTGTGCTAGGCGCGAGAGCGGAACCAGGGAGGCTATAG
- a CDS encoding RecT family recombinase, which translates to MNAATKEGQTALQTAQYGQADLSVASTSSASLILDVASMDSIMRLADIMAKGRSTIPDHLKGSSADCAAVVMQAMQWKMNPFAVAQKTHLVNGTLGYEGQLVNAAIQSSGVTRDRFNYEWFGAWEKIIGKTRVCEAAAKGKPGDKDYKKAYQYRVPDYLMQDEEGCGVRIWATLRGESEPRYLELLLVQASVRNSPLWATDPRQQLAYLAVKRWSRLYAPDVILGVYTPDELEETNREMRDITPAAPAADDRTIDQLPECTDELFKQKTPEWRKTILDKKKTPAQLIAMLSTRATFTEAQKMTIDSWAHEND; encoded by the coding sequence ATGAACGCAGCAACCAAAGAGGGTCAAACGGCCCTGCAAACAGCGCAGTACGGTCAAGCCGATCTGTCCGTGGCCAGCACCAGCAGCGCGTCCCTGATCCTCGACGTTGCGAGCATGGACAGCATCATGCGCCTGGCCGACATCATGGCCAAGGGCCGCTCAACCATCCCGGATCACCTGAAAGGCAGCTCTGCCGACTGCGCCGCCGTCGTCATGCAGGCCATGCAGTGGAAGATGAACCCCTTCGCAGTGGCGCAGAAGACTCATTTGGTGAACGGCACGCTCGGATACGAAGGGCAGCTGGTGAACGCGGCCATTCAGTCTAGCGGCGTCACCCGCGACCGGTTCAATTACGAATGGTTCGGGGCGTGGGAGAAAATCATTGGCAAAACGCGCGTGTGCGAGGCGGCTGCCAAGGGCAAGCCGGGCGATAAAGACTACAAAAAAGCATATCAATACCGCGTGCCGGATTACCTCATGCAAGACGAAGAAGGCTGTGGAGTGCGGATTTGGGCGACGCTGCGCGGCGAAAGCGAGCCGCGCTATCTCGAACTGCTGCTGGTCCAGGCCTCCGTGCGCAACTCGCCACTGTGGGCGACCGACCCACGCCAGCAGCTGGCCTACCTCGCCGTGAAGCGCTGGAGCCGCCTCTACGCCCCTGACGTGATCCTAGGCGTCTACACGCCAGACGAGCTTGAGGAAACGAACCGCGAAATGCGCGACATCACGCCGGCCGCGCCGGCTGCAGATGACCGCACCATCGATCAGCTGCCGGAATGTACTGACGAGCTGTTCAAGCAAAAAACGCCGGAATGGCGCAAGACCATCCTGGACAAAAAGAAAACGCCGGCACAGCTGATTGCCATGCTCAGCACCCGGGCGACCTTCACCGAGGCGCAAAAAATGACGATCGACAGCTGGGCGCACGAAAACGACTAA
- a CDS encoding S24 family peptidase, with protein MFIFLVVYLFVKLEDHHAMTREEIRRENARSLADLAGGQVEFGRAVNMVPSQVSQLIGKSPVKNIGNSIAKRIEQAFNKPDGWLDVRHRDVEEAEVVDLSGARLVTDDDDLAPVMVAIRMLPDQLRAGITGFETDYLFEDCGQLHVPRQWLEENDLTPDMLRAVKVKGESMKPLLYEDDIAVINIRNTSRVNGGVFALNFNGEPVVKRLEYDRREWYLSSVNPAFKREPCRAGECNVVGRVVRFEPRNFKDRL; from the coding sequence TTGTTTATCTTTTTGGTTGTTTATCTTTTTGTTAAATTAGAAGACCATCACGCGATGACCAGAGAAGAAATCAGACGAGAAAACGCCCGAAGCCTTGCCGACCTCGCAGGCGGCCAAGTGGAATTCGGCCGTGCCGTCAACATGGTGCCCTCGCAGGTCAGTCAACTAATTGGCAAATCGCCAGTCAAGAACATCGGGAATTCAATCGCGAAACGCATTGAGCAAGCCTTCAATAAGCCAGATGGGTGGCTCGACGTTCGGCATCGCGATGTCGAGGAAGCTGAGGTAGTTGATCTTTCGGGCGCCAGGCTCGTAACAGATGATGATGACCTAGCCCCAGTGATGGTTGCCATCCGCATGCTCCCCGATCAATTACGGGCAGGTATTACCGGATTTGAAACGGACTATCTTTTTGAGGACTGTGGGCAGCTCCATGTGCCACGGCAGTGGCTCGAAGAGAATGACCTCACACCAGACATGCTTCGTGCCGTCAAAGTCAAAGGCGAAAGCATGAAACCCTTGCTGTACGAGGACGACATTGCTGTGATCAATATCAGAAACACCAGTCGAGTAAACGGTGGGGTTTTCGCACTCAACTTTAATGGTGAGCCGGTAGTGAAACGTCTGGAATATGATCGTCGCGAGTGGTATTTATCCTCCGTAAATCCGGCGTTTAAGCGGGAACCTTGTCGAGCCGGCGAATGCAATGTCGTTGGCCGCGTCGTGCGCTTCGAGCCACGAAATTTCAAAGACAGACTTTAG
- a CDS encoding helix-turn-helix transcriptional regulator, which produces MTQTTAITPYGSLNNADGNNDLLDTLLTKGPKNDAALARALEVAPPVISKIRHGRLPVGASLLIRMHEVFDVSISELKRIARAEVAA; this is translated from the coding sequence ATGACGCAAACAACTGCAATTACGCCGTATGGCTCGCTGAACAACGCCGATGGCAACAACGACTTGCTCGACACGCTGCTGACCAAAGGCCCAAAGAACGACGCCGCCCTGGCCCGCGCGCTGGAAGTGGCGCCGCCAGTGATTTCCAAGATTCGCCATGGCCGCCTGCCGGTCGGCGCCTCGCTGCTGATCCGCATGCACGAGGTGTTCGACGTGTCGATCAGCGAGCTCAAGCGCATCGCGCGGGCCGAGGTGGCGGCTTGA